CGAAGTAGGGGATCTCCTCTTCTTGTTCTCATCGGATACAAACTGCGACTGAGACTGAACAGAGAATAAATTGTTTCCACCATTATTACTGTTTACAGACAAACTCAGAATCTCACCAGATTCCGGCTTCAACGAGCTCGATAAATTCAATTCCTTCAGCACAACACCCTGATTCTATTGCGGATTCTTCGGATACAACCGGCACCGTTTTGTTGTTGGCAACCGTTTTGATCCCACCTGCCGAAGAAGAAGGGTCGTTGAGCCACAACGAAGAAGGATCGTTCTCTCCTTGATCACAACGCAGCTTCATGCACTTGTGGTGAAGCTTGGGGTTTCTGGGTGTGTTAGAGTCAGCAATGCTTATATGGGGTTGAAGACTGTGGTGTCTTGGACTGTAGTCTTGGAAGGTGTGGTGAAAGGGGAGGGTTTGGAGAATGGGCGGAAGGCGTTCGATGAAATGCCAGAGAGGAATGAGGTTGCTTGGACTGTGATGATTGTGGGGTATGTTGAAAATGGGATGACTAGGGAGGCTTTTGAGCTTTTGAGGGAAATGATTTTTGGGTGTGGGTTTGTGTTGAATGATGTGAGCCTTTGTTCGATTCTTTCGGCTTGTTCGCAGTCTGGGGATGTGAGCTTGGGGAGGTGGGTTCATGGGTATGCTGTGAAGGAAATTGGGTGGGATGTGGGTGTCATGGTGGGGACGGGTTGGTTGACATGTATGCAAAGTGTGGGAGGATTGGCGCTGCCTTGGTTGTGTTCAGGAACATGCCAAGGAGAAATGTAGTGGCGTGGAATGCCATGATTGGTGGGTTGGCCATGCATGGGAAGGGAAAGGATGTGGTGGATATGTTTGATTCCATGATCGGAGAAGGAGTGAGCCCTGATGCAAATAGTTTGGGAAGGGAAAGGATGTGGTGGAGGAGTGCTGGGGAGGGGTGGTGAGTGGAGGGTGTTGCCGGTGGGGATGAGAACAGTTTGGGCAGGGAGGGAGTTTTTAGTCCCTGCAACAACTTCTACTTACACGTGGCACCTGGAGTTGACAACTCAGCCTCCACCTGACACGTCATCCAAGCAACCTGTTGGCAACCGGTCACATGGGTCGATTTGTCCACTTATGTTGATGGTTGAGGACCTGGTTGAGGGTTTTGGATGATAAAGGTGCGACATGTCCCAATTTAAAATGCTCAGGGGCTGGAAAGGGTATTTTAcccttatttttttaatatgtttaacATAGAtgaaaagaataattttaattttttgtttttttaatgtgtttttgttttgttgttttaattatttgaaattataaaattaggattaattaaattttaaaatttgattaatttaaaagagtatttttgtctaatcaaataaagaaaagatgtttaaatctttttataaaattaaataaataaatattttttatttttatttaattaaaagagtcttttagtaaaagtggtgatatactatatatttaaaaaagaaaaacttaAATATTGACGTGGAAAATAAATTCCACATGTTTTATTATTCTTTGTCCATATTTTAAACGTATCGGTACGTATAAATTTATCATCGTACCGTAGCAATCactatttttaaaatcaattttaaatcctaaactcaattaaattatttagtTGCACAAAATTACTCTCTATGAAGTACGACGTAAATAATACAGATATTTTTTGCCTTCGTTCTTGTCCCAATCTAAAAACCAACAATTTCTTTTGCCTATTTTTATGATTCTGTGAATGCAACAATATTAAAGTGCCtcaatttctttgattataTCCAAATATAAAAACCATCACCCCACTCTTTTGTCTAAGATGGCTTCCACCCTAGTAGCAGTGATCAATGGCGATATTACACCGAATACCGATGTAGAGGAATTCGACGAATTAAAGTAaatacttttcttttgtcatGTATTTTCTTATTTTCCTCTAATTTCTTTGCACGCATAGGGTTCCTAATTTTTCCTCTCTGTACATAATTCTATTGATTTTCAtgttgaatttaaaaaataaaaagcaatttTGTTCCCCCTTTGCTAATTTTTGGGTGTATATAAgttcttatttgattttatggatgatttttgttttttttttttcaaggaaAAAAATCTCTATTTATGGTTGctcttttaatttcaaatactaatatttttatttttttaaaaaataatattttatgacgtgtttaatttgatttatttccTTTACTATGTGATGTGAggaactatatatatatatatatatatatatatatatatatatatatatatatatatatatatatatatattttttttttttatttcaggtattatatattttaatttgcaatttacatttgaataaattttgtatttaaCTAGATGCTTTTACATAATGTCTTGTTTCCATTACTTGCTCCAATCTGTGttggttttctttttcatagaTTTATGGCTCGAATAAAGATATACGGGACCATTCATTTATTATGGTCATAGGTATACACGAAGAGACGCTCTTTTAACTAGACTCTCATATTGATTTGTTCATGATAAGGGATCGTAATCAAATGATGCAAGATACAATTAGTAAACGAATTCCATGATGgctaataaaaatttagtatataAAAATCTGTTCGGCGAAATTAATTCCATAGTATTTGGAaactactaaaaaaaataaactatgCAGACTTTTAAGTTTTTGGCATAAACATCAAAAATATCTGAACAGTAATACCACACTGCACAACTCTGTTTTGAAGAGTTTGAAGCTTTGCAACATGGTTAACGCATACTACCATGATGAGAAAATTAAACCAAGCTACCAGCAGACCTTTCGGAATGGCCAATCGTGGATGCCAAGGGGATTCCTAACTGTGGTGGCAGTGATAACTCTACTGGATGGGTCCTTTCATGGGTGCAACTTGAGGATGAATTTAAGATCAACATATTTGGTGTGGTGAGTATATAATTAAACTTGTCAATGACATGTAGCTGCCTAACAAAATAAACTGTTATTTGGTATGTTATTAATTTCTTACATTACATCAATAATTGAGACGTGGTTAAGAATTATACATTTAGATGTATTTCATAATAATTATCAGTGTCTTATGAAACTCTTCCATAGATAAAATCATGAGCTTAAACTTATTACTGATTCATGCCAGCTAGATGATGCTATTGTGAGGGCAAAAGCAGCAGTGTCTTTGGTAACTTCTCCATTCAATAGATTGAGGAAGCACATTCTTGATGATGTTATGGACTGGCAAGCACGCCAGGCATGCCAAGCACCTCACCAAGAATCCTAAGATAAACTTGGTAGTGTCGAACAATGCTGATGTCCACTTAATTGCAACACTATTTTCATGCTTTTGCATCTCTTTTGCAATACCAGAGAACTTGTTGAGTGGTgttgttatttaaaaaatccCTGTCCTTTAACATTAATCTTTCTATCTTTTTGTGCCCATGGGCTTTTATTAAGTTGTTAGTGCGAAGCTGTTATATCCTTTAATTCTCTATATTTTGTGATGGACAGGAGCTTTAGTTTGgtagtttttttaatttattaatattattatttataatattttgtgaAATTCGTGACATTTGCTCATGCTGTTGATTAGAAAACAAtcattaatattatattttatggGAGCCTTTGATATTTGCTTGTGATATGCAAAATTTATTGTTAGGCATATTTGTTTGTTAATAATTAGCTTTTTAGCAAATTATCCGCTCAGGATATAGGATAGTATTTGCTTTGTTTCTTTGCATATTTAGACAAAAAAAACTTTTTAGTGAAGTCCTTTATTTTTTAATGGAAGGAATTAGATATGGTACCTGAATTTATACCAtgatacataaaaaaaattatgcatttatataatacattaaaggataaagtatattttttgtcactaaagtttgacaaaagttttaaaaatatccttaaattttattttattttaattttgtctcaaAAATTTTCGATTTACATTAAATATATTCCTTacggctaatttttcaaaaaatttaagaccaattcaACAACAACTTCATAAGAATAACCCTAAACACAAGaaaatcaagcataatttttatacattattgttagattgatcttaaattttttgaaaatttagccgtcgagagtatatttgatgcaaatcgaaaactttttggataaaattgaaacaaaataaaacttagggatatttttaaaactactttACCCTACATTAAATTATCCTAGGAGAAGAAGTACATATTAAAATGAGTTTACGAAGGAAAatgatccaatcaaatattacCTAATATATTGAACTCTTCTAAAATGTCGTCCGATAAGATTTGTGGCATCTAGTGTTACAATTCTACCGAAATTATAGAAAATATAGAGTATGTCTATTCTTTTTAAATAGGGAATTCGGATGGTGTGTAGGAAGCTATTCTCTTGGTCGATAAACAAAATATTCctcagaaaattaaattttgtaataaGCCATGAAGCTCCAAGCTCAGTTACGCCATTACAACAAATTCTTAACAAAGAAAAAAAGGCAAGATCAGTTGCACACGGTTGCTTCAGTTGCACAAGGTGGGTCTCCTGGAGGAGCAACTAATGTAGATCCATGGACATTTGATATAGTATTTGTTGCTGCCGTTGCATCACAACCTACATCCTCAGCAGCCCTTGCCTTTAGTGTATTTCTATAACCCAATCATGGGAAACAACAAATCTTGCATCGTTCTCTATGCCTCTGGCGGAAACCCCCCTAAACCTCCCTAAACCAATCCATAAGGCATCCATGGCGACTAGCTcgaattgaatcccaatctgtAGAAAATGAATTATACATCCCTTCTTTTGCATCATTTCTCTACCGGCACAGAACAAGTGATTCAGGCAATTTTGGTATGTGACAATGAACGAGAACTCAAACTATGTGCTCGCATGGTATCTAGAGATTCCATTCTCATGTATGAGCACCTAAAAGCTAATGGATCATCGAAAAACAAAACATTCCAACAATATTGTAGATTAAGATACCTAGCTACAACATAAATAGTATAAAGTGTCTCTTTTGTTGAATCAACCATCATTGAAGCTACCTTTTTAGTAGTGGTCTGAATAATAAGAATACCTCAAGTGTGAAAACTTCTGCCGCAGACTTTTCCAATGGTTCAAATGTTGTTTGCATAACCGGCATTTCTTTGATATGGACTTAAAGTCAGCCTGTTGTTCTCTAAAGCGCATATGCTCTATACACAGCGATGCCATACACTATTTCGTTACACACAATTTCTTCTACTGCATATTCATCGTTGTCCTCAAATTCATCATCTTTCTTGTCAACATtgtcatcttcaaaaattatatcattcaaaaataaaacctcctcttcttcttcatagtTGAAATCCTCACTACTATCCATATATAAGGTACAAAGTATAAACAACTTGATAGTAAATAAAGGGCTGAAATTGATGGTTGAAACAGAGAATATCCAGCATAAACAAATCCATTATCATTAGAGTACAATAaagaatacaaaaaataataatctggtaatttaaataaaagtttcaattgcaaaataaaatatGTAGCACTTCATTATTATAAGGGAAGCAACATCAcattaaaccaaattaaatacattataaaatatcattttttaaaaaaataaaaaaatattagcaTTTGAAATTAAAAGAGCAACTATGAACAGAGattatgttttttttcttagaagaaaaagaaaataaaaatcatccataaaatcAAATCAGCAATTTATATACACAAAAATTAGTAGAAGAGAGAATACAAGCTTTCATTTTCAACATGAAAAACAACAGAATCATGTCCAGAAAGGAAAAATTAAGAACCCTTCCTATCTGTGCAAAGAAATTAGAGGAGAATAagacaatacatgataaaaggAAAGTGGAAGTGCCTACTTTGATTCGTCGCATTCCTCTACACCGGTGTAATATCGCCACCGACCAATGCTACCTAGGGTGGAAGCCGTCTTAGATAGAAGAGTGGGGTGATAGCTCTCATATTTAGGTATAATCAAAGAAACTGAGGCATTCTAACATCGTTGTATTCacataatcataaaaataagcaaaagaaattGTTGGTTTTTGAATTGGAGCAAGAACGAGGGCAAAAAATGTCTGTATTTTTTATGTCATGATTCATAGAGTGATTTCGTTCCACTACTAGATGATTTAATTGAGTTTGAggtttaaaattgattttaaaaactatcGTTACTCATTGATAAATACAACAAAATAAATTGCAATAAATACTTTGCCTCGAAAAATTATTAGCTATGCATGTGTTGTGTACGACTATATATGAGGTTGTggctttttcctttctttttttcagtttttatatTACTATTTTCTTCAGCAACAATGCTAGGGAACCAACTCTATATAAGCCAAGAATCAGCCAACTAGTAAATCAGAGGCATTGGTGACTTTAACGGGATGTTGCTACTGATAGACACAcggatgtttctttttcttgtaaaTTGGATGGTTTTGGATATGATTTCTATGTTTCATGTGTTACgcattaataaaatataattaattatatggaaCTAACTAATGAACTGTTCCGTGATTCTCTCCTATCACTAGCGTATCTTCCCTTATGTTTTGAACGTGgtcaacaataatttaaaaaacaaattaaattataaattaataaaattaattataattaattatgttgttCCATTCTTGGCTGATTATTAGTTGGTTCCATATACTTTTCCTTTCTTCAGAGTCAAATTACTGGAAAAAAAATATGTTACTGTTtattaatttaacaaaatataactAAGTaagattattaaattaaatatgagatcaaaaataaattttaaattttttgtttgaattaGATCAATTCATTTGATTCTAAAATACTTTTTCAATGATATCAATCCTATAATCAAAAACCtatttaaacaaattaaaaaaatgtacaCTCAACATGTCCAACTCTCTTCATGAAATAATTGACATGGCCACTTGGGCTCtcataaattaaattcttttaatttcttctttttttcaaataatattatCAAATGCAATTATGTATCATATACTTTTTAAATAAGactaaataaaaatactatttacaCACCAAAATCAACTATTAAATTAGCTATCATGTATTTGGTTATAgatacatatataatttaatttatttttaatatgtatgtTATATTTCAACGTGTATTTTATCATAATTCTGTTGTTAAACCATCTTCAATTTGCATCATATTGTCTGTTGCACTTGCCAACTCTTGAACTATAAAGCAGCTGATGTCAACAATGATTTCCTGCATGGTGACTTGGCTAAGGATGATTACATGCACCAACCAAGAGGGTATGAACAAGGTGATGCCACCATGGTTTCTATGCTGACCAAGACTCTATATGGCTTGGAGTAAGCTCCTCAGGCTTGGTATGTGAAGCTGATGGGAGCTTTCAAACGTTTAGGCTTCACCCCCACTAAATCTGACACTTTTCACTCGTCACAAAGATCACAACCTAGTTCAGATTTTATGCTCTTGTCTACGTCAATGACAATATCTTAACTGGTGATTCGAGCTCAGATATTGATCAAGTTATTCATCAGTTGAAACTCAACTTTGTTCTCAAAGATTTGggagaattatattttttttattgatgtgCAAGTGACAAAGACAACAAATGGAGATTTAACTCTAACTCAAACTAAGTATATTCAAGATATTCTAAAGAAAGCAGGGCTGAAAAGCTACAAACTTCGCAAAACTCCCTTGTCATCTACTCTAAAACTCATTGCAAATGGAGGTATTGCCTTTGATAATCCCTCTTTGTATAAAAGTGTGGTTGGTAGCTAGCAATACCTCACCATGACCAAGCGTGAAATTGCATACTCAGTTAATAGAGTGTGCCAATTTATAGAGTCACCATCAGAAGATCACCAGAAGGTGGTGAAGCGAATCCTTCAATACCTAAGTGGTATCCTTTATCATGGTTTACATTTCAAGAAAGGGAAGAATCTGCCTATCCTTGCCTATTTGCGATTCAGATTCGAGAAGTGACCCTGACTACCGAAAGTCTACTAGTGGTACCTGTGTCTTCCTTGGTCCCGATCCAGTTTCGTGGACCTCTAAGAAGCAAACTGTTGTAGCGTGCTCTAGTACTGAGGCAAAGTATCAATCCATGGCATTGGCAGTGGCTATATGATCTGAATAAGGAACCTGCTGGCTGAGCTAAAATGTCCCTTAAGTACAACTCCTTAGCTCTTTTGTGACAATCAAAGTGATGTATTATTAGCtgctgaccgaattcttcattCGAAATCATAGCACTTTGAGCTAAATCTCCATTTTGTCAGGAACTATGTAGAAAAATGCACCATTCAAGTCAGTCATATACCAGGCTCAACTTAAGTTGCGGATGTTCTTACTAAAGTCGTTCCTTCCTTATCGTTTCTTGACTACAAAGCCAAACTCAAGGTTGCAGCCTAACCAAAATTGAATTTGAGGGAAATGACAGTGTATATGAGTCCACAGTAGCTAATATAGATGAGAGTATAGCTTATACTAATTAGAGCATGTGATGGTTGTTAAGTTTGTTATGCTTAGTCAGCAACAGTTAGTTATGCTCAGTTGTTATATATAGTAATAGTGTAAATGTATTGTGTAAGTGATacaaagaggaaagaaaagggATAAATAAGAAGGGAGAACCTGATGGGGCATGTGTATAATGTGAGTCTTCTCTTCTGACTTGATAACTTTTCTCTGTACTCTCTCTGTACTCTCTCTCCCTGAAAACTACACATTCTAATTCAGATCCCCCTTGCAGGTGAACTTGGGCTACATTCATTGATTCCTTCATTCCTTCCATCTAATTCCCTCATACTCTGATTACTTGGACTCATCTCTAATACTGCTATACTATACTTGTGCTGTTATACTACACTTGTACCACTTTCAATTTTTCATCAGAATCCTTTATAGCTTGCAATTGCTATCATTTGGTGCTTTCATTGAGTTCTAATGACAGAGAATACGCGTCTCCAGACATTGCAAGCTGCAATTTTTTGTTTAACCGAGCAATCGGATGGCTACATCGAGCAATTCACAGCTCTCACACAAAGAATTGGTTCGTTACAGGAGCAGTTCGCCTAACACTTGGCAGAATCCCCGAGACGCGGACCGTCCTCCCCTATCTTTGGCCACCCTCGGCAGATGAAAGTGGACTTCCCTCGTTTCTCTGGCGCGGAGGATGTCTCCCAATGGATCTATCACGTGGAACGCTTTTTCTGGATCTATGATATCCCAGAGGACCAACGATTGGATCTGGTGGCCGTCAATTTGGAGGGCCGGGCCCTTGCTTGGTTTCAGATGTGGGAGAGACTCGAACCTATGGCTGATTGGCTTGCCATCTCCACTGCCTTGCAAATGCAATTCGGGCCATCCCATTTTGAAAACCCCCGAGAAGAGCTACTGAAATTGAAACAATCCACCACGGTGAATGCTTACTTTGAATCCTTTAACGACCTAGCAGCCCGTGCATATGGCTTAGATGATGCTTTGCTTCTGGATTGCTTTGTGGGTGGTCTTCATCCAGAACTGAAACGGGAGGTGAAAGTCCGTTCACCGATCTCTTTGTTGCAAGCAGTTTCTCTTGCCAAATTGTTCGAGGAAAAGTTTCTGCCCCACACCCAACGCTGGCGTTCTGCCGTTGCTCAGACACAGCAACCGCCGACTCGACCTACCACCGCCCTAGCCCCAAACCACTCACTACCGTTTTCCCTACACAACCGCCGCCTCAAAACCCTCCACTGCTCCCCACCCCTCCAAAGCCTAACACAATGCGCAAATTAACCCCAATGGAGATACAGTTCCGGCGAGAAAAGGGCATCTATTTTACCTGTGACGAGCGCTATTCCCCTTCCCACAAATGTGCTTCCAAGCACTATTTTCTGATCCAAACTGTAGAGGAAGTCCCTACTGACCAGGACTCTGCAATTGAGATTCCCGAAGTGGACCAAATCCCGCTGGTACTAGCTGAGGACAGGGTTGAGCCACTCCACCTTTCGTACAATGCCATGGCTGGCATCCCTGCCCGACGGTCGATTAGGTTCCGAGGTCTGGTGCACGGCAGAGACATCCATGTACTCATGGATGGCGGCAGCTTGGATAACTTCATCCACCCGGCTTTGGTTCGACGCCTGGCAGTGCCCGTTCATCATTCCCCACGATTCAAGGTTGAGGT
The Arachis stenosperma cultivar V10309 chromosome 7, arast.V10309.gnm1.PFL2, whole genome shotgun sequence genome window above contains:
- the LOC130942134 gene encoding uncharacterized protein LOC130942134, with translation MASTLVAVINGDITPNTDVEEFDELNNTTLHNSVLKSLKLCNMVNAYYHDEKIKPSYQQTFRNGQSWMPRGFLTVVAVITLLDGSFHGCNLRMNLRSTYLVC